A genomic region of Catalinimonas niigatensis contains the following coding sequences:
- a CDS encoding DNA/RNA non-specific endonuclease — protein MAKKSTRYLLLVILIVAVFIILLVLLKGRQESPAPTERTQAEREVENPAAKDKSGAGETTVAFDYLPRSVNQQIIRHQYITLSYVEKHEQAEWVAYELTGREVQGIEERTDDFREDPMVKTGSATLEDYYRSGYDRGHLAPAGDMKFSEEAMSESFFMSNMSPQLPEFNRGIWRLLEEQVREWALENGKLFVVTGPVFNQRSRRIGDNKVSIPKAYYKVLLDYTEPEIKAIGFLLPNEGSDKDIFTFAVPIDSIEKVTQIDFFPALPEQEEVLLESEVEVSLWIGASY, from the coding sequence ATGGCAAAAAAATCTACGCGTTACCTACTGCTCGTTATCCTGATTGTGGCAGTATTTATCATTCTCTTAGTATTGCTGAAAGGCAGGCAGGAATCGCCTGCTCCTACAGAAAGAACACAGGCTGAGCGTGAAGTTGAGAACCCTGCTGCTAAAGATAAATCCGGTGCCGGTGAAACTACTGTTGCATTTGACTACTTACCCCGTTCAGTCAATCAGCAGATCATCCGGCATCAGTATATTACCCTCTCTTATGTAGAGAAACATGAACAGGCAGAGTGGGTAGCTTATGAACTGACAGGCAGAGAAGTGCAGGGCATAGAGGAGCGTACGGATGATTTTCGTGAAGATCCTATGGTAAAAACAGGTTCGGCTACTCTGGAAGATTACTATCGTTCAGGCTATGATCGCGGACATCTGGCACCAGCCGGAGATATGAAATTTTCTGAAGAAGCCATGAGTGAAAGTTTCTTTATGTCAAACATGAGTCCTCAGTTGCCGGAATTCAATCGCGGCATCTGGCGCCTGCTGGAAGAGCAGGTGCGCGAATGGGCACTAGAAAATGGGAAACTGTTCGTAGTGACTGGTCCGGTATTTAACCAAAGATCCAGAAGGATAGGAGATAACAAAGTCAGTATCCCTAAGGCCTATTATAAAGTGTTGCTGGACTATACGGAACCGGAAATCAAAGCGATTGGCTTTCTATTGCCTAACGAAGGCTCTGATAAGGATATCTTTACCTTTGCTGTACCCATTGATAGCATAGAGAAGGTCACTCAGATTGACTTCTTTCCAGCTTTGCCCGAACAGGAGGAAGTGCTGCTGGAAAGTGAAGTGGAGGTTTCTCTTTGGATCGGTGCTTCTTATTAA
- a CDS encoding L,D-transpeptidase family protein, with protein sequence MLRVLAFLGILFLSAFCYALFPSRRLPLHIVGDQLVVYKRKRKLQLWSKGKRIKTYTIALGQKPTGAKEIEGDMRTPQGVYTIHSRNPESAFYLNLGISYPNEKDKAYANELGHSAGGAIKIHGLRNGSGWKGRFHRLNDWTAGCIAVTNAEMKELYRAVPLGTPIIIHP encoded by the coding sequence ATGCTTAGGGTTTTAGCTTTTCTTGGTATTCTTTTTCTATCGGCCTTTTGTTATGCCTTGTTTCCCAGCCGCCGGCTTCCGCTGCATATCGTTGGAGATCAACTTGTAGTGTACAAAAGGAAGCGTAAACTTCAGTTGTGGTCAAAAGGTAAACGGATCAAAACTTACACAATAGCATTGGGGCAAAAACCAACGGGCGCTAAAGAGATAGAAGGAGATATGCGAACGCCCCAGGGAGTGTATACAATCCACAGCAGAAATCCTGAAAGCGCATTTTATCTTAACCTGGGCATATCCTATCCTAATGAAAAGGATAAAGCATATGCCAACGAACTTGGGCACTCAGCCGGTGGCGCCATCAAAATTCACGGTTTAAGAAATGGTTCAGGCTGGAAAGGCCGCTTCCATCGCCTGAACGACTGGACTGCCGGATGTATAGCGGTTACCAATGCGGAGATGAAAGAGTTGTATCGTGCTGTTCCTTTGGGGACACCCATTATTATTCATCCCTGA
- a CDS encoding DUF2459 domain-containing protein: MYSFSFLKNFISFSSLLLLIFFVSCKVQNEDSKAVTKKSQQIYVVSQGWHSGVVVPAGCIPDSLWPDQHDFSDYAYLQIGWGDKDFYQNRGFNLWYGTKAIVWPTSSALQVMGLHQISNLKYYADETISLEIAKEGYDNLCTFLQEQFKQNDSSRVIALKDGLYQNSRFFLGSQSYYFPKNSNVWTARALKEAGIDITPIWYQTQKLLLNKLKKEGELLYPEQ; encoded by the coding sequence GTGTATAGCTTTAGCTTCCTCAAAAACTTCATTTCATTTTCCAGCTTATTACTGCTGATCTTCTTTGTCAGCTGTAAAGTGCAAAATGAGGATAGCAAAGCAGTAACCAAAAAATCACAGCAGATTTATGTGGTTAGCCAGGGCTGGCATAGCGGTGTAGTGGTGCCCGCTGGCTGTATTCCAGACTCGCTCTGGCCTGATCAACATGATTTTAGTGACTATGCCTATTTGCAGATAGGTTGGGGAGATAAAGATTTTTATCAAAACCGGGGATTTAATCTATGGTACGGCACAAAAGCAATAGTATGGCCCACTTCCAGTGCTTTGCAGGTTATGGGTCTGCATCAGATTAGCAATCTGAAATACTATGCTGATGAAACGATTTCTCTTGAGATTGCTAAAGAAGGATATGACAATCTTTGCACCTTTCTTCAAGAACAATTTAAGCAAAACGACTCCTCCAGAGTCATTGCCTTAAAAGACGGTCTTTATCAAAACAGTCGCTTCTTTTTGGGTAGTCAATCTTACTATTTCCCCAAAAACTCTAATGTGTGGACCGCCAGAGCATTGAAAGAAGCAGGTATTGACATCACACCCATCTGGTATCAGACGCAAAAACTACTGCTCAACAAGCTGAAGAAAGAGGGTGAATTACTCTATCCTGAGCAATAA
- a CDS encoding FG-GAP repeat domain-containing protein, which produces MNILYAISSAFFLLFFTFSSLFAQVLSSPFVEETIDEIDIGYGLETGDVDGDGNLDIILADQKQFVWYRNGDWKRFVMVDGLTERDNVCLAARDINQDGMVEVAVGAQWNPGETSDTSASGSVHYLIRPENPEDLWTPVQLQHEPTVHRMRWIRSGENDYKLIVLPLHGRGNKGGKGAGVKVLAYDMPQNPASDWEVALVDSSMHMTHNFAVDDQNNQSSSFLVTGKEGVKQYVYEESQWHTQKMANLKQAAGEISQGKLGNTAFITTIEPMHGTHLMYYGGKDYAQKTVLYDDLKEGHALAVADVLGMGRDQIIVGWREPNKKDKVGIKIFVPMDNTGESWMHYFIDEDGMACEDLKVADLDNDGDLDIIAAGRATKNLKIYWNSRISKQQGQ; this is translated from the coding sequence ATGAATATCTTATATGCAATCTCATCTGCTTTTTTTCTGTTATTTTTTACTTTTTCATCACTTTTTGCACAAGTACTGTCTTCTCCCTTTGTGGAAGAAACCATTGATGAAATAGATATCGGATACGGTTTGGAAACCGGTGATGTAGATGGAGATGGCAATCTGGACATCATTCTGGCCGATCAGAAGCAGTTTGTCTGGTATCGTAATGGAGACTGGAAGCGTTTTGTGATGGTAGATGGTCTCACTGAACGGGACAATGTCTGTCTGGCTGCCCGCGATATTAACCAGGACGGAATGGTAGAAGTAGCAGTAGGCGCACAATGGAATCCCGGAGAAACCAGCGATACTTCCGCTTCCGGTTCGGTACATTATCTGATACGTCCTGAAAACCCGGAAGACCTCTGGACGCCCGTTCAATTGCAGCATGAACCCACTGTACACCGGATGCGCTGGATTCGTAGCGGAGAGAACGACTACAAGTTAATTGTACTACCCTTACACGGGCGTGGTAACAAAGGAGGCAAGGGGGCAGGGGTGAAAGTGTTGGCTTACGATATGCCGCAGAACCCTGCATCCGACTGGGAGGTCGCTTTGGTAGACAGCAGCATGCACATGACCCATAATTTTGCCGTAGATGATCAGAATAATCAATCCTCTTCTTTCCTGGTGACTGGCAAAGAAGGAGTGAAACAGTATGTATATGAAGAGAGTCAGTGGCATACCCAAAAGATGGCGAATCTAAAGCAGGCTGCCGGAGAAATCAGCCAGGGCAAGCTGGGGAATACTGCTTTTATTACCACCATTGAGCCTATGCATGGCACCCATCTGATGTACTACGGTGGCAAAGACTATGCACAGAAAACGGTACTTTATGATGACCTGAAAGAAGGTCATGCGCTGGCAGTAGCCGATGTGCTGGGGATGGGCAGAGATCAGATCATTGTAGGATGGAGAGAACCTAACAAAAAAGACAAAGTGGGTATCAAGATTTTTGTGCCTATGGATAACACCGGTGAATCGTGGATGCATTATTTTATTGATGAAGATGGTATGGCCTGCGAGGACCTGAAAGTCGCCGACTTGGATAATGATGGAGACCTGGACATCATTGCCGCCGGTAGGGCAACTAAAAACCTTAAAATCTACTGGAATAGCAGAATAAGTAAGCAGCAGGGGCAATAA
- a CDS encoding PVC-type heme-binding CxxCH protein, whose translation MNFYHAQNDKGLIFKYLQWPLMCAVAMMTACGDQSKQTNVVAYDSLSEEQRREPEYALAGLEVAEDLEASLFASEPMMVNPTNMDIDAKGRVWVCEGYNYRPQLNPNNPTKGEGDRILILEDTDGDGKADDSKVFYQGNDINAALGIWVMGNKAIVSCSPNVFLFTDTDGDDKADKKEILFSGLQGEQHDHAIHAFVFGPDGKLYFNFGNAGEQLLDKDGNPVTEQSGIAVSAEGKPYRQGMVFRCDPDGSNFEVLGHNFRNNYEVAVDSYGTLWQSDNDDDGNKGVRINYVMEYGNYGYTDEMTGENWRSYRTGMEEEIPLRHWHLNDPGVVPNLLQTGAGSPTGILVYEGDLLPERFHNQMIHSDAGPNVVRAYPVEKNGAGYSATIDNIVKGKDQWFRPSDVCVAPDGSLFIADWYDPGVGGHQMGDQDRGRIYRISPKAEEKGFFQDLFGSEEKAYAVSEPDLSTPEKAVEALKNPNLSRRYLAWTKLHEWGSEAEAALQEMSSSENDRYRARALWLLSKIEGKGEQYVQEALKDDNPDLRIAGIRMARQLDMDMMPILKQIANDNTPEVRREVALALRYMEGAEADDIWAELAMKHDGKDRWYLEALGIGADLHADQRFQAWMNKVGEDWNTAVGKDIIWRMRSSETIPLLAELINSSEANTYTDRLRYFRAFDFQTDPMKEQVLADMAVQQHPNQEAITMLALNHISTEAVNRSPRLKNALKQSLSSIEGTQEYLELIKRYNLKEYNQSLLTLALQKPDDNIGAESAKLLLNMGGERAMSGVLSSGSEENKEAVITVLKRVDNRQSHDMLLNVIRSQQQPREVREQAVMAFAGSWGGENRLLDALKNGDIHSELDSVTALVLSRAARSSIYEEAAALLDLPGASSEGDLPPIKELVALTGNVQTGATVFARSCQNCHVVNGQGVDYGPGLSEIGNKLTKDALYKSILNPSEGISFGYEGYTVKLNDGSTVTGYILSRNEDEMQLRAYGGLTNTYAMEQVASVEEMEQSLMFENLERSMTQQELVDLVEYLTTLKGNSAVSLK comes from the coding sequence ATGAATTTTTATCATGCTCAAAATGATAAAGGCCTGATTTTTAAATATCTGCAATGGCCGTTAATGTGTGCAGTAGCCATGATGACGGCCTGTGGAGATCAAAGTAAACAGACAAATGTGGTTGCCTACGATTCGCTGAGTGAAGAACAGAGAAGGGAGCCGGAATACGCGCTGGCAGGTTTGGAAGTGGCCGAAGACCTGGAGGCTAGCTTATTTGCCTCGGAGCCCATGATGGTCAATCCTACCAATATGGATATTGATGCCAAAGGCAGGGTGTGGGTATGTGAAGGCTATAATTATCGCCCCCAACTTAACCCTAATAATCCTACCAAAGGTGAAGGCGACCGTATCCTCATTCTGGAAGATACTGATGGCGATGGCAAAGCCGATGACAGCAAAGTGTTTTACCAGGGCAACGACATCAATGCAGCACTAGGGATCTGGGTGATGGGTAACAAGGCGATAGTCTCCTGTAGCCCTAATGTCTTCCTGTTTACCGATACTGACGGCGATGACAAAGCCGATAAAAAAGAAATATTGTTTTCCGGACTCCAGGGTGAGCAGCATGATCATGCCATCCATGCTTTTGTATTTGGCCCCGATGGAAAACTGTACTTTAACTTCGGCAATGCCGGAGAGCAGCTCCTGGATAAGGATGGCAATCCTGTCACTGAGCAGAGTGGTATAGCCGTGAGTGCGGAAGGTAAGCCTTACCGCCAGGGGATGGTGTTCCGCTGTGATCCTGATGGCAGCAACTTTGAAGTATTGGGCCATAACTTCCGTAATAATTATGAAGTGGCGGTAGATTCTTACGGTACCCTCTGGCAGTCAGATAATGACGATGATGGCAACAAAGGGGTACGTATCAACTATGTGATGGAATATGGTAACTATGGCTATACCGATGAAATGACCGGAGAAAACTGGCGTTCCTATCGTACAGGAATGGAAGAAGAAATTCCACTTCGTCACTGGCACCTGAACGACCCTGGCGTAGTGCCTAATCTGCTGCAAACCGGTGCAGGTTCACCTACAGGTATTTTAGTGTATGAGGGAGATCTGCTGCCTGAGCGTTTCCATAATCAGATGATCCATTCCGATGCTGGTCCCAATGTCGTCAGAGCTTATCCGGTAGAGAAAAATGGCGCCGGTTATTCAGCCACTATAGACAACATCGTCAAAGGCAAAGATCAGTGGTTCCGTCCTTCTGATGTGTGTGTCGCTCCCGATGGTTCTCTTTTCATCGCCGACTGGTATGATCCGGGCGTAGGTGGTCATCAGATGGGTGATCAGGATAGGGGAAGAATCTACCGGATCAGTCCTAAAGCAGAAGAGAAAGGTTTCTTTCAGGATTTATTCGGTTCTGAAGAAAAAGCCTACGCCGTGAGTGAACCGGACCTTTCTACCCCCGAGAAAGCCGTTGAAGCCCTGAAGAATCCTAACCTCTCCCGGCGGTATCTTGCCTGGACCAAGCTGCATGAGTGGGGTAGCGAAGCGGAAGCTGCTTTGCAGGAAATGTCTTCCTCTGAAAACGATCGTTACCGTGCCCGTGCCCTCTGGCTGTTATCCAAAATAGAAGGAAAGGGCGAGCAATATGTGCAGGAAGCACTCAAAGATGATAATCCAGACCTACGCATCGCAGGTATACGTATGGCGCGGCAACTGGACATGGATATGATGCCTATCCTCAAGCAGATAGCCAATGACAATACACCCGAGGTAAGAAGAGAAGTAGCACTGGCGCTGCGCTATATGGAAGGTGCTGAAGCAGATGATATCTGGGCGGAACTGGCCATGAAACACGATGGTAAAGACCGCTGGTACCTGGAGGCATTGGGCATTGGTGCCGACCTGCATGCCGATCAGCGTTTTCAGGCCTGGATGAATAAAGTAGGTGAAGACTGGAATACTGCGGTGGGCAAGGATATCATCTGGAGAATGCGTTCCAGCGAAACTATTCCCTTACTGGCCGAACTCATCAATAGCTCAGAGGCCAATACCTATACCGATCGTCTGCGCTATTTCCGCGCTTTTGATTTCCAGACCGACCCGATGAAAGAACAGGTGCTGGCTGATATGGCGGTGCAGCAACATCCTAATCAGGAAGCGATTACCATGCTGGCCCTCAATCATATCTCTACCGAAGCTGTCAACCGCTCGCCCAGACTGAAAAATGCGCTGAAGCAGTCACTCTCCAGCATAGAAGGCACACAGGAATACCTGGAACTGATCAAGCGCTATAACCTGAAAGAGTACAACCAAAGTCTGTTGACCCTGGCACTTCAAAAACCCGACGACAATATTGGCGCAGAATCTGCCAAACTTTTACTTAATATGGGAGGTGAGCGTGCTATGTCCGGAGTGCTCAGCAGTGGTTCAGAAGAAAATAAGGAAGCTGTCATCACCGTACTCAAACGGGTAGACAACCGGCAATCCCATGACATGCTGCTGAATGTAATCAGAAGCCAGCAACAACCCAGGGAGGTACGTGAGCAGGCCGTAATGGCCTTCGCCGGAAGTTGGGGAGGAGAAAACAGACTGCTGGATGCACTGAAAAATGGTGACATCCACTCCGAACTGGATTCGGTGACTGCGTTGGTACTTTCCCGTGCAGCGCGCAGTTCAATTTATGAGGAAGCGGCTGCCCTGCTGGATCTTCCTGGCGCTTCTTCCGAAGGGGATTTGCCGCCAATCAAAGAGCTGGTGGCTCTTACAGGCAATGTGCAAACAGGAGCTACTGTCTTTGCCCGTTCCTGTCAGAACTGCCATGTGGTTAATGGACAGGGCGTAGACTATGGTCCGGGTCTTTCAGAAATTGGTAATAAACTCACCAAAGATGCCCTGTATAAGTCTATACTGAACCCCAGCGAAGGTATCAGTTTTGGCTATGAAGGCTATACAGTGAAACTGAATGATGGCAGTACCGTCACCGGATACATACTGAGCAGAAATGAAGATGAAATGCAGCTACGCGCTTACGGAGGCCTGACCAATACCTATGCTATGGAGCAGGTTGCTTCCGTAGAAGAAATGGAGCAATCTCTCATGTTTGAAAACCTGGAACGCTCCATGACACAGCAGGAACTGGTAGACCTGGTGGAATACCTGACAACTCTCAAAGGAAATTCAGCGGTTAGCTTGAAATAA
- a CDS encoding universal stress protein: MKPRFIVLIDFSSYSSSLLQFAYEWSKKINAELVLVHQTVVSAPALADHKSRGEITNMAVSEALEKLRDFAKSVLPSGTTVDYRITEKKLDIYLPILLREPFHHLVFTGLKGTTILKKIFMGSVAVQIIDHIHELVVALPKDIPHFTISTLYVALNKNYPLNTVDFDRFLELTGHEIRKIIFFSILPSSEEATEAESYLKEVKDQYASKFTTDYILYEGADVFQEVKSIMALQKDALLVVQRGSRMFLDKMFRKFLINDLVYAGNIPLLVLP, from the coding sequence ATGAAACCGCGATTCATCGTACTTATTGACTTTTCGTCTTACTCCTCCTCCTTGCTCCAGTTTGCTTACGAATGGAGCAAAAAGATCAATGCGGAGCTCGTTTTGGTGCATCAAACTGTAGTATCTGCACCTGCCCTGGCAGATCACAAAAGCCGCGGAGAGATAACAAACATGGCTGTGAGTGAAGCTTTAGAAAAACTGAGAGATTTTGCCAAGTCAGTACTCCCTTCCGGCACAACGGTTGACTACAGAATTACAGAAAAAAAACTGGATATATACTTACCCATACTATTGCGGGAGCCTTTTCATCATCTGGTATTTACAGGATTAAAAGGAACAACCATCCTTAAAAAAATATTCATGGGCAGCGTGGCAGTACAGATCATTGACCATATCCATGAACTTGTCGTGGCTTTACCCAAAGACATTCCACACTTTACTATCAGTACACTTTATGTAGCGCTCAACAAAAATTATCCACTGAATACAGTCGATTTTGACAGATTTTTAGAGCTTACCGGTCATGAGATCAGGAAGATTATATTTTTTTCTATACTGCCCTCTTCTGAAGAGGCCACAGAAGCAGAGAGTTATCTTAAAGAGGTAAAAGATCAATACGCCAGTAAGTTTACCACGGATTACATTCTTTATGAGGGTGCAGATGTATTTCAGGAAGTAAAAAGTATCATGGCTTTACAAAAAGATGCGTTACTGGTGGTTCAACGAGGCTCCCGCATGTTTTTGGACAAGATGTTCAGAAAATTTCTGATCAATGACCTTGTCTATGCAGGAAATATTCCCTTGTTAGTTCTTCCCTAG
- a CDS encoding potassium/proton antiporter, with protein sequence MSITIENILLIGSLLLLISIIAGKTSYRFGVPTLILFLFIGMLAGSEGVGRIYFNDPSIAQFIGIIALNFILFSGGLDTHWDSIKPILWQGISLSTLGVLLTALALGVFVWAVTDFTIYEGMLLGAIVSSTDAAAVFSILRSKSLALKTNLRPTLELESGSNDPMAYVLTIAFLGLVIDPDQSLISTIPLFLRQMIIGGVAGFLFGKMSKFVINRIMLDFEGLYPVLVIALMFITFSATDFVGGNGFLAVYLCAVYLGNQELIHKKTILKMFDGLAWLMQIVLFLTLGLLVYPSHILPVVGIGLLIALFQIFVARPFSVFISLIFFKMKRRRRWYISWVGLRGAVPIVFATYPLLAGIEKAEMIFNIVFFISLTSVLLQGTTLPVIAKWLHVSLPEKAKPRAPIDVFLTETAKTAMEEITIEEDGYAVGKKIIELSFPKTAIIAMIIRDDKYITPNGSTEIHANDTLIVISDNQEGIRKAYESLKIPNFGREQINQ encoded by the coding sequence ATGAGCATCACCATTGAGAACATATTGCTGATAGGATCATTGTTATTACTCATCAGTATCATTGCCGGCAAAACATCCTACAGGTTTGGTGTACCTACCTTGATTTTGTTCCTCTTCATAGGGATGCTGGCAGGTTCTGAGGGGGTGGGCAGAATTTATTTCAATGACCCCAGCATTGCCCAATTTATTGGCATCATTGCCCTTAATTTTATTCTTTTCTCCGGTGGGCTGGATACCCACTGGGACTCCATTAAGCCTATACTGTGGCAGGGAATTTCACTTTCTACGCTGGGCGTATTGCTAACCGCTTTGGCATTGGGTGTTTTTGTCTGGGCAGTCACGGATTTTACCATTTATGAAGGCATGCTGCTGGGAGCCATTGTATCCTCTACCGACGCTGCTGCAGTGTTCTCCATTCTCCGTTCCAAAAGTCTTGCGTTGAAAACCAATCTGCGTCCTACCCTGGAACTGGAAAGCGGAAGTAATGATCCTATGGCTTACGTGCTTACCATTGCATTTCTGGGCTTGGTCATTGATCCTGATCAAAGTTTAATCTCTACCATACCTCTCTTCCTGCGGCAAATGATCATAGGTGGAGTGGCGGGATTTCTGTTTGGCAAAATGAGCAAATTTGTGATCAACAGGATCATGCTGGATTTTGAGGGTCTTTATCCTGTGCTGGTGATTGCGCTGATGTTTATTACTTTTTCGGCAACGGATTTTGTAGGAGGCAATGGTTTTCTGGCTGTCTATCTCTGTGCTGTCTATCTGGGTAACCAGGAGTTAATCCATAAAAAAACCATCCTGAAGATGTTTGACGGGCTTGCCTGGCTGATGCAGATTGTACTCTTTCTCACATTGGGGTTACTGGTGTATCCTTCACACATTTTACCTGTGGTGGGGATTGGCCTGCTCATCGCCCTGTTTCAGATTTTTGTCGCACGCCCTTTCAGTGTTTTTATAAGCCTGATTTTTTTTAAGATGAAACGCCGCAGAAGGTGGTACATCTCCTGGGTAGGATTGAGAGGTGCCGTACCGATTGTGTTTGCGACCTATCCGCTGCTGGCAGGCATAGAAAAAGCAGAAATGATTTTCAATATCGTATTTTTCATCTCACTGACCTCTGTCCTTTTACAGGGCACCACCCTTCCGGTGATTGCCAAATGGCTGCATGTCTCCCTGCCCGAGAAAGCCAAACCCAGGGCTCCTATTGATGTGTTCTTAACAGAAACTGCCAAAACAGCTATGGAAGAAATCACCATAGAAGAGGATGGTTATGCTGTAGGTAAGAAAATCATAGAACTGAGCTTTCCCAAAACCGCCATCATTGCCATGATCATCAGGGATGATAAATACATCACGCCCAATGGTTCTACAGAAATTCATGCCAACGATACCCTGATTGTAATATCTGATAATCAGGAAGGAATCAGGAAAGCGTACGAATCATTAAAAATACCTAACTTTGGTAGGGAACAGATAAACCAGTGA
- a CDS encoding nitrilase family protein: protein MQDLTIATAQFESRNGDKAYNLSVIEKLSRKAAERGAQVVSFHELCITSYGFLRKLSREQITALAEEVPQGESILELTNIARRYKITLLAGLVEKQGDQLYNTYVCVNEHGMLAKFRKLHPFISPYLSPGNEYVTFDLHGWKCGMLICYDNNVIENVRATALLGANIIFAPHVTGCTPSPMPGRGYVEQQLWENRRRDPVPLRMEFDGPKGRGWLMRWLPARAYDNGVYVVFSNPIGMDDDQLKGGNSMILDPFGEVLTEVRCFEDEIALATCTAEKLQQAGGFRYRKARRPELYREIIGKDHQAETKPVWLKGN, encoded by the coding sequence ATGCAAGACCTGACCATCGCCACCGCTCAGTTTGAGAGCCGCAATGGCGACAAAGCGTATAACCTCTCTGTCATAGAGAAACTCAGCCGGAAGGCTGCCGAAAGAGGAGCCCAGGTAGTGAGTTTTCATGAGCTCTGTATTACTTCCTACGGTTTTCTGCGCAAGCTCAGCCGCGAGCAGATCACTGCATTGGCAGAGGAGGTTCCGCAGGGCGAAAGTATACTTGAGCTTACCAACATTGCCCGGCGATACAAGATCACCCTGCTGGCCGGATTGGTAGAAAAGCAGGGAGACCAGCTCTACAATACCTATGTCTGCGTGAATGAACATGGGATGCTGGCAAAGTTTCGTAAGCTGCATCCTTTCATCAGCCCTTACCTTTCGCCCGGAAATGAGTACGTGACCTTTGATCTGCACGGCTGGAAGTGCGGCATGCTGATCTGCTACGACAACAATGTGATAGAAAATGTACGTGCTACAGCTTTGCTGGGCGCCAATATTATCTTTGCTCCACATGTGACAGGCTGCACCCCTTCGCCCATGCCCGGCAGAGGTTATGTAGAGCAGCAGCTTTGGGAGAACCGTCGCCGTGATCCTGTGCCGCTACGTATGGAATTTGACGGACCCAAAGGAAGAGGGTGGCTGATGCGCTGGCTTCCTGCCCGGGCCTACGACAATGGCGTGTATGTGGTGTTCAGCAATCCGATCGGGATGGACGATGACCAACTCAAAGGTGGCAATTCCATGATTCTGGACCCTTTTGGCGAAGTGTTGACAGAAGTGCGCTGTTTTGAAGATGAGATTGCCCTGGCCACCTGTACTGCTGAAAAATTACAGCAGGCCGGAGGTTTTCGCTACCGCAAGGCACGCCGCCCCGAACTCTATCGAGAGATCATTGGGAAGGACCATCAGGCAGAAACCAAACCGGTGTGGTTGAAAGGGAATTAA
- a CDS encoding EamA family transporter — MSKALLTKLLAYFMIYIVWGSNFIAIAFAIQSIPPFLTIALRFLLAGLFFFLISKRGNYSLAVCREGVITGFFLNILGTGALAWSVQYIPSGVAAVIVAAIPIWMILLDFGSLQKNLRNPRLVIALLLGVSSILLISLTRGSFVVATSSTQFFLSLTVLIGGTLAWSYGSLYSKRLPARGSLIAFLAVQMTSAGAGLLVISLMIEELHTLNLTVITQKSWLALLYLIVFGSILGYLSYVWLLRNVEPVKVGFYALVNPVIAIFLGWWLADEIITPSILAGTSFVLLAVLLIHARQYSRIKTTAK; from the coding sequence ATGAGTAAAGCACTTCTCACCAAGCTTCTGGCCTATTTCATGATTTATATCGTCTGGGGAAGCAACTTTATAGCGATCGCCTTTGCTATCCAGAGTATTCCTCCTTTTCTGACCATTGCCCTGCGTTTTCTGCTGGCGGGTCTCTTCTTTTTTCTGATCTCGAAGAGGGGAAACTATTCTTTGGCAGTATGCAGAGAGGGCGTCATCACTGGCTTTTTTCTGAATATCCTGGGAACAGGGGCTTTGGCCTGGTCGGTACAATATATTCCTTCCGGTGTGGCTGCCGTCATCGTAGCTGCTATCCCGATCTGGATGATTCTGCTGGATTTTGGCTCATTACAAAAAAACCTGAGAAATCCGCGCCTGGTCATTGCTTTATTGCTGGGGGTGTCCAGCATCCTGCTTATTTCACTGACCAGAGGTTCGTTCGTTGTCGCCACAAGTTCTACGCAATTCTTTCTTAGCCTCACGGTGCTGATAGGAGGTACATTAGCCTGGTCGTACGGTTCATTGTATTCTAAAAGACTGCCTGCCAGAGGGTCGCTCATTGCCTTTCTGGCCGTTCAAATGACATCCGCAGGTGCAGGACTATTGGTGATCAGCTTGATGATAGAAGAGCTGCATACCCTGAATCTGACGGTCATTACGCAAAAATCATGGCTGGCGCTGCTCTATCTGATTGTGTTTGGAAGCATTCTGGGTTATTTATCTTATGTATGGCTGTTGCGGAATGTAGAGCCTGTCAAGGTAGGCTTTTATGCCCTGGTCAACCCGGTGATTGCGATCTTTCTGGGCTGGTGGTTGGCAGATGAAATCATCACGCCCTCTATCCTGGCAGGAACTTCTTTCGTATTACTGGCAGTATTGCTTATTCATGCAAGACAATATTCACGCATTAAAACTACAGCAAAATGA